One genomic segment of Syngnathus acus chromosome 1, fSynAcu1.2, whole genome shotgun sequence includes these proteins:
- the c1h17orf67 gene encoding uncharacterized protein C17orf67 homolog, translated as MKKLLVFLLCLVLTISTDANPIIKESFAKQLLRSKRQERPRTAGHPDEPMREHMLHMQALDQRAQETNMEHWLNPHCYPRCDRNYGYPV; from the exons ATGAAGAAGCTGTTGGTGTTCCTGCTTTGCTTGGTTTTGACCATCTCCACAG ATGCCAACCCCATCATCAAGGAAAGCTTTGCTAAGCAGCTTCTGCGCAGCAAGAGACAGGAGAGGCCAAGGACGGCGGGCCACCCAGATGAACCCATGAGG GAGCACATGCTTCACATGCAAGCTCTGGACCAGAGAGCGCAGGAGACCAACATGGAGCACTGGCTCAACCCTCACTGCTACCCACGCTGTGACAGGAACTATGGCTACCCTGTCTGA